The following is a genomic window from Bacteroidia bacterium.
AGATCTTGAACATCAGCGGCTTGCTGACGTCCGCATCGGCATAGAGTAAATACGCGTAATCGTTCCACGCGCCATTGAGGCGATAGATGGGTTGAGGATTGTACGGGTCATTGCTCCCGAGCACTTCGAGAGAAAAAGGATAGCGGTAGAAGATTTTACCATCGAGCAAAAACTCGACGACATAGTCTCCGGCAGTGGTGAGCTTGAACTGCGGATTTGCATCCCATCCGCTGCCCGGCTCTCGCACCTTGTAACTGCCCAGCAACCAGTATGGCGGCTTGAGCTTCTCGGCATACCATACAAATTCAGCCACTGTGCTGCCGTCAGCGCGCTTTAAAATGGACGTGAGCGTCCCGCCGTTTTCGGGACTGTAAATATACACGTCGTTACTTGGGATCTCTGGAAGAAAGACCGCCTGAATCTGGTAAAGTCTGAAAACCCCCTGGATCGGATGAACCTGAACACCATTCAGCAGGGTCGAAAACATGATGCTGGGAGGATAGCTTGCCGGTTGGGCGGAAACGATTGCGGGCGTACTCAATGCGAGCCCGAATACGAAGGTAAGGACAAGAGCGATGCTTCTCATGCGAGGTACTCCGGATATGGAAGGTGGTACGGCTTTGTGAAGCAATAATAGCGCATTCCGTTGTCCGAATCAAGTGGTTTGTGATGAGCCGGCATCATTCGTATACTGGCGTTGTTGTGTGTGACATGAGTGATACGCTGATGACCCTTGATGCAGTTATATGGCCAGAAGTCCTGGAGAGGGCGGACTATGCGATGATTGGTCTTCATGGCCGAAACGCGAACAAGTACGCGTTTTTTCCGTTTGTCCGGCAAATGGGATTTCTGCACACGCGATGGGTGCTTCCGAGTGCGACCTTCGCGTCCGATACTTCTCCCGAAGTGCGTTGGTGGTTCGATAATGAACGCAAAGATCCCGTCGAGATTCAGCAGAGCAGAGTGCTCATTGAACAGCTGATCGGGGAACAAATCGATCACGGGATTGCGCCGGAGAACATTTTCCTCGTCGGTTTTTCGCAGGGTGCCGTCATGTGTATCGAAACAGCGTTGCGTTATCCGCGTCGTCTCGGCGGCGTTGTGTCCCTCTCGGGATACGTGTTGCGCCCCGAGCATCTGCGGGAAGAGAAACATCCGGCCAACGCCCGCATTCCCATTTTCCTCGCACATGGTTTACGGGACGCCATCCTGCCCATCACCATCGGAAGGGAGAACAACCTCGCATTGCGCGATCTCGACTACGATGTGGAGTACCACGAATACGATACCGCACATCGCGTCAGCAGCGAGGAAACGCGCGACATCCGTGCCTTTCTTCACAGGCACATGTACGGAATCGCCATGGACGATCCCCGACGCTTGGATGAGCATGTCGTCACGTTCTGAAGTCATCTTCGATGCGCGTGGCCGCGTCTTCTCGCCTCTCCATCGTCCGGTCAGAATTGTGTCGTTGGTCCCCAGTCTCACGGAGCTGCTCTTCGATCTCGGCCTTTCGAACGATGAAATCGTGGGGCGGACCAAGTTCTGTATTCATCCGGACGAGGCGGTCCGCGCTGTACCCATTGTCGGTGGAACGAAAACGGTGCACGTGCAGCGTGTTCTGGCGCTGCGTCCGGATCTCGTCGTCGCGAATAGAGAGGAAAATGAGCGTGCCACGGTTGAAGAACTTGAGGCGGCTGATCCTTCTGTGCCGGTATTTGTTACGAATCCCGGGAACATCGAAGAGTCACTGGACCTTGTCCACAATTTCGGAGGCCTGTTTCGGGCGCGAACCGATGCAAACGCAGTGCGACTCCGCCTCGATACCATTCTTGCGCAACTGTACGGGTGCAGTCGCGGGCGGGTGGTCTATCTTATCTGGCGACAACCGTACATGACCATCACACCGGTGACCTATATTCACAGCGTGCTCGAGCACCTGGGCTACCACAATGTCGTCAGTAACGCGTGGCTGGCCGACCGATACGGATCAGGCGGTGAAATTCCGCGGTATCCCCGCATAACGATCTCCGACATCGCCGATCTTTCTCCGGACAAGGTGCTGTTTTCCAGCGAGCCCTTTCCCTTCGCAGAAAAACATGTTGACCATTTCAAACGAGAATTGGTACGAAAAGGTATCAGACTTCCGGATTGCAGTATTGTGGATGGTGAGCTCTTTTCATGGTATGGAAGCCGCTTGCTCCATCTCACACATTTCAATATCGGCTAGCGATGGTCTGTATGTCTCTACGCCCGGGACGGCTTCCGGTCCTGCCTCTGTGCAGTGCCGTGAGCGCATGTTGCAGCAGGGATTCGGCACCTCGTGGCGTGTGCTTTGCCAGGACGACAGGGTGCGACCACGCATTACGCTCGCCCCGCTGTTTGTCATGCGTAGCGGGGAGCGACTGACGCGGAAACGTATCCTGAAGGGAAGAAACTCTTGTCAGGTGGGGAAACTGTATTAATCAAAGTAATCCGGCTGGGTGCGAGCGACGGGAAACACCACGCGACCGGTTTCGAGCATGCGCTCCACGTACGGCTTGCAGAGACCACAGCGGAGACCAAAATCCACGTGTTGCTGAAGCGCATCGAGACAATGCGTATCACTTCTGTCTGCGATGGCCTTGAGCTCGGCGAAGGTAATATTGAAACAGATGCAACGGTCAACCATGCGTGTACGTCTGGGAGGTCGGTTGTTCTTTGATCGGAATGAGAATCACATACTCCACTGTAACATCGCGGAGGAAAGAAAAAGTTCTGCCAGCCGGTGCATTTTTCCGGAAAATTAATTAAGATTCATGTATCCACTGAATCTGCACGCTCTGCGACACGTGCATCCCTGTAAGGAAGCCATCATGAAACCACTCGCGCAACTGTTGATTCCCGTGATATCCGCACTTGTTTTTCTTGCCACCTCGGTATATGCCCAACGCGATCTCTCGACAGACCGGTCTGTCCTGTTCAGCGGCGCCGGAAACTGCACCCTGTGTCATGGCCCGGGGAGCAATGCCAACGTCACTGCCGCTGGAAAGGATGTATCACCACCGAATCTCTGGCGCTCAACGATGATGGCAAACGCCGCACGCGATCCTTTCTGGCAGGCGGTGGTTGAACGGGAGTCGGCAAAGTACCCTCAACTGGCCGGAATTATCGAGGATCGCTGTACCAATTGTCATGCTCCTATGGGGCATGAACAGGCGCGGCAGGATGGAGATGCGGAGTTCCGGTTGGGCGAAGCCGAAGGCAGTTCCCTCGCAATGGATGGCGTGAGTTGTACCCTCTGTCATCAGATCGAAGGACAGAATTTCGGCAACACCTCAAGTTTTTCGGGCGGGTACGAAATAGCCACGAGCCGAGTGACCTATGGTCCGTACAACAATCCTCTCATTCAACCGATGAGAAATGTCAGCGGTTATACTCCGGTGTACTCGACTCATATCGAAGAATCGGGATTGTGCGCAACATGCCATACGCTGTTCACACCCTATATTGACGATCAGGGAAACATCGCTGGAGAGTTTCCAGAACAGGTTCCGTTTCTCGAGTGGAAGGAGAGCGTCTACCCCGCGCATGGGAGAAGCTGCCAGAGCTGCCATATGCCCGCCATTGACGAAGCTATACGGATCTCCAGTCTTCCGTCGACATCACCTCCGCGCTCACCGTACTTCCAACATCATTTCGTGGGTGGAAATACGTTGCTGCAAACCATCCTTAAAACGCATGGCGAAGAGCTTGGGGTTACCGCGCTGGACGAGCACTTCGATTCGACGTATGCGAGAACAAGAAGGCAGCTGATCGAGGATGTTGTGTCTCTCGACGGAGGAGCATGGCTGCTGCAGGATACTCTTCAAGTGCTGTGTCGCGTAGAAAATCGGACCGGGCACAAATTCCCAACGGGCTTCCCGAGCCGACGCGCATGGCTGCACCTCACGGTACGGGACAATAGCGGTCGTGTCCTTTTTGAATCCGGTGCGGTGGATGCGGACAGCGAAATTGTCGGTCTTGATACGCCGTATGAGCCGCATCACTCAGTCATCACCGATCAGGGACAGGTGCAGGTGTACGAATCGGTGATGGGCGATGTCAATGCGGCCGTCACCACGGATCTTCTGCGAGCCTCACAGTATGTGAAGGACAACCGTATTCCGCCGAAAGGTTTCAGTGTAAAGGCAATGGAAAACGACACCATTGGTGTTTTTGGCGCAGCGAGGTCAGACCCGGATTTTGGCCGTCAAGGTGCGCTTGAAGGTACCGCTGCGGATGAGACGCACTATCGAATCCAGGTCGATCCTGCCGGTTATCCCTTTCGCGTCAGTGCCGAAGTGGTGTATCAAAGCATCAAACCGGAATTCGTTCGTGGACTCGGTGAAGGTGATCAACCTAAAGGCACAAGAATGCTGCGCTACTGGCAGGAGACGGCCAGCAGGCAGATCATCATCGCGCAGCAAGAGTGGAGCAGCACAATCGTCGGCGTGGATGATCTTTCCGTAGCGACAGCTGTGGACGTAGGAACGCCCTGGCCGATGCCGCTGCTCGCCGGTCAATCGGGTCTCCTGCATATACCTCTCGTTGTCCATCGTCCCGCGCATGCAACCCTTGAGCTGATGGACGTTCTTGGCCGTCGCGCGCGGATCATGGATCTTGGAATACTTACCTCAGGCACGTCCATGTTGACGCTTCCGATGTCGCCGATGCCGAGGGGAATGTATTTGTTGCGACTTCGTGTTGATAATACGGATGTTCTGCTTCGCTTACTCTGTTCGGATAGGTGACGAATAACTGGCTTGACATAATGGAACATCACAAATATTTTTCAGCATACCATTGGAGCAATTCGGCCATGAACTTCGCGTGGAAAATATTCATCCCTTTTGTGCTTCTCCTGATCGCCACACCAATCCGTGCGCAGGATGGAGGACGAATCATTTTCACCGATCCGAAGAGTTCAGATGAGAAAGTGCTCTCCGAGGAGGATCTTCAGCCGCGGACGCATGCCTGGGGCGCGGATCTCATGATCGGGACGGACGGCTTTGGTCTCGGATTCTTTTACTCCCATGCGCTTTCCAACGTAACCACGGCGTTTGCCAATCTGAGTTTTTCCGAAGCGAAAGACGACAGACAGCGGGACTTTGTCGACCCCTGGTATGGCCAGTATTCGCTGAACAAGACAAACTATGTGTTCCGCGTACCCTTGTTTCTCGGACTGCAATATCGTTTATTTGCCGAGACCATCACCGATAACTTCCGACCATTTCTCAACGCGGGGGCTGGACCGGTCATGCTCTATATCACGCCGGCGAAGGGTGATTTCCTCTCAAGCCTCGGCGGTGGTCATACGCGCTACACGTACGGAGGTTTTCTCGGAGTCGGAGCCAATTTCGGTTTTGACCGCAGCAGTGTTTTCGGAGTGAATGTTCGCTATTTCCTGATCCCGATACCAGAAGGTATTCGAAGTGTCGAGCAGGGGACCATGTCCAACGCCAACGGATTTTACATCACTCTCAATTTCGGATCAGCGTTCTAATGGGTGTGCAATCAGTTGATCACCTATTCAGTGAATTGAACAGTTTTCGTTAAAAAACACCCTCATCGAAGCCTCGCATGCAGGAATCTATTCAGTTGATTGCATAGTTGAAAAAAAGTTGGAAAAAAAATAATCCCCGTATGTTGTTGTAAATAAATAAGTTACCGGTATTTTGCCTGTGAGCGGCGTGTTAGAAAATTGTTTTTCTTTTGTGACAGATGTATGTTTGAGCATGAAGAACTTTGATTTTCCTCTCTCATCTTCTTACCCCACCTGCGTTGACACAGGGGGCTCTAAACAACTTCGCATGTCTGCTCTTGCAGACACTTACCTCGCGAACCCCTTCTATACCGCACCCCCAGTGGTATAGCTAACCAACCGCCATTTCTTTTGAGGGCTTAACACCTCGAGCCGCCGCAAGCAGACCCCCCTTGCGGCGGTCCACTTTTTGGGCAAAATGAAAGCGCCGGGACTACAAGCCCGGCGCTCATGGAAGCTCTTCCAGCCGAGGGTCGGGTGTTATTCCACCTCGACGATGCGGTAGCTGTGCGTAATATCCATTGCTTTCTCGAGCATTGCCGTCACGCCACAGTAACGTGTCTGTGACAGTTCGATCGCGCGTTCGACATCCTTCGCTTCAATTCCCTTGCCACGGAATACATACTCCACATGCATGCTCGAGAATACCTTCGGATGCTCTTCGGTTTCCTCGGCGGTGACGATCATCTCGAAACCATCGAGCGTAACACGCTTCTTCGAAAGTATGGAAGCTACGTCGCTCCCGGTACAGCCGGCTAAGGAGAGCAGAAGAAGCTCTTTCGGCCGAATTCCGGCATCATTTCCGCCGAAGGAAGTAGGGCCATCCATCATCAGCCAGTGTTTCGAATCGGTATGCCCTGCGAATGTAATAGAGTTCTTTCCTACTTGTGTGACGTGTGCCGTTTTGGTCGCCATTGTGACTCCTAGTGTGAAATTGCTTCATGGTAGGTAAGATGCGCTATCCCTGGAATTGGTGCAACCGGTGCACCTCTTTTCATAGGATATCATGGCCTGATATACGAGCGTTATTTTTGCAGGATTTGTGCTGCACGGTAATATTACTAGATTGCAGATATTGGCGAAATGGAGCATGACGCGGTGATCTTCCGCGTCTCACCCTGCGTGAGGATGCCTGATGAAAGTTGTGTCTTTGCTTGTCCTGTTTCTGGTATCGGTACTGTGCGTCCAGGCACATGCGCAATACGGTAGGCCTCGGGATTCATGGCTGCAACCGAAACTGCGATCCGTGCATCTTGAAGGTTTGCTGCTGGGCATTCCGTCACTGGGCGTCGGGGTCGACATGGATCTTTCGCGCGGCTATGAGTATGCGGATTCGAGCAGTTCGTATGGTGTTGGTGTACGTTCTTCACTGGGCGCGGGCTATGTCGAGTCTTCATTCGGTGCAAAGTATGCTCCGGATTGGTATGCCGATGCCGATGTGCTCCTTCGTGGATCGCTTGTGGTGGAGGGATTTTCCGCGGCTATACTGAGCGGCTATGGTTACCGCATCTGGCATGGCGAATCCGCGTACCCATCCGGTCACCGGCTGAAGTTTGGTGCGGAATTGAACTACGTTGTCTATCAAGGGCGTATCGCGTTACGCTTTCGCGTTATGGGAGCCGCACTGGGTACGAACGGGAATGTGGAAGTCGGTCCGCTCGCCCTGGGCGTAGCGTTCGGATGGTTCAGGAGGAAGTGAAAAAGACGTCAGGGAAAAGGAAAATCCTCTGAAAGTCGGTACCGACGCTCTACCCGCTACGCAGAAGCTGTGGTCTTGGAGCGGATGTGTTTCGGAAGTGTTGCTCACGTCCGTTCGTGTTCCGATCTCTGTAATCGAGATTTTACAATTGCATAACAATCCTCAGCTCGGCCTCGGGTTGATACCAACCATCCACGCCGAGCATGCGGTACGTGTTGAATCCACGTTGGCTGTCCCAATGCGTGTTGTAACGAAAGCGGATGAACAGAACCGGATGCGGATACATATCCAGATGGATGTTGGTCCGCAGCGTCCGTCTGCTGTTGCTGCTCGGGGGCGCAAGGTAGAAGGTCTGCCGACGCTCCTCAATCAGGTAATCCGTATCGAGTCGCAACTCCGCGCGACGAACGATCGGCGCATCGTCGAATGTGAAGGTTGTGGTAGCTGAGGGACGAAGTGTGTACCCTTCCCATACGCCATAACTGTTTTCGCTTCTGCTCGTGGTCGTGTTGAAGGCGACCCGCGCGAGCAGAAGGCGGGAAAATCTTCTCTCGACCCAAATAGCCGGCTGCGTTTCAGTGTTCGTACCGCTGTAGAGCCGTTTCATCAGCTGAAACTGAAACGCGTATTGTGTACGATTGTCCGGGCGCCATTCGGCGTAGTGTATCATGTTCCAGTTACCGCTGTTGGCCGTGGAGTTGTAGAGCTTGCTTGTGGATTCCCTGTACATACCGGCGACGGAATAAAGTAATCCCGATATCGGACGCCATTCCAAACGAGATTCATACCCGGTGACCGTGCTTCCGCTTCGAGGTTCGCCCGTGTTTCCGGAGAAGAGGGAGAGCAGAAAACCTCGTTGGTCTGCAGCATTCGCGGCGTATCCGGTCACGGCATAATTCACGGTTGCAAAGAAAACCACGGGCCGGAGCGCCGGCACCCAGGTGCCTGGTGCGACACGGACATTCGTCAGCAGGGATGTTACGGAGGAACGGTCGAACAACATCGGGGAGGCCTGCATGCTTCTCAGCTCCCGCGTGAGTCGGCCTCCGAGAATCAGTCCATCCATGTTCTCCATGAGGATGTCGAGATTCGCTCTTTCTATCTGGTATTCGCGGGTAAACAGGCCCGCGCGTACTTTCTTTTCGCGTAAATCTCCCTGATACCAGAAATTGAGGGAGAAAAGCGGCCGCGGATTGAGCACCGTACGGAGGAAGTAGTTCTGTGACCGGTAGAGTCCGTTTCGCAAAGATCCCATTGTTTCCTCACCGGTAATCCTGGCATATGCGGAAATACGGGCGGCGGAGAAACCCGTAAGAGCGAGCAACCCGGCGGAGGGTGTCCATACTGCGTCGACCCGTCCTCCACGACGCGAGCGTTTTTCCGACCAAGCGGTCACATCGAGTAATTCGCTGCGCAGCGTAAGCGAGGGATAATCCTGGCGTGACCATTGCACGCCACCGGAAAACGTCTCCTCGCTGCTTTCCGTCCCTAAAAGGGAGTCTTGGCCTGCACGTCCGTGATACCGCGCGAAGGCGCGCAGCTCAGGAGTAATATCGTACTCCGCGCTGACGAGATGGTCTGCATGCAGAGGTCCGGCAGAGTATTGGGCGGGAACGGCTTCACTATACCCGTTTGAGCGCAGCGATGAGAGTATGGAAACTCTCGCAGCTTCCGTGCTGAGGGAAGCGGATAAACCGGCCGCTGCTCCGCTGGACAAATCGCTCACGGTATGTCTGTACTCGGGGCGGACTCGAAGATCGAGACGTTGCGTTTGCCACCGGACCTCGCCGGCGGCCTGCGCAAAGTGAACAGACGATGTGCGTCCTTGTGGGGTGAAGCTGCCTCCACCGAGGGATAATTGCGCAAGATCCGATGGCGAGTACGTGAGATTGGCTTGTGTAAAGCGCTCTTCCGCGATGTTTCGCACATACTCATACGTAATCTCGACGCGGCTATCGTCAAATACCGCCCCGTCGCGAGTAAAAAGAAGGTGACCGGAGCTGTAATCAAGAACGTAGTCTTCGCCAGGACGGACGGGAATGCCATCCACCGTGATGCGCTCCGAGCCTCGTATCACGCGCCGTTTGCTGAGTGCGTAGCTGCCGGAGTTATGTGTCTCGTATCGCACTTCCATCATATAGGTCGCAACCGGAGGGCGTTGGTAGGCAGTCTGCGGAAACGGAAGGGCTTCGGGGAAGCGCAGCAATCCTTTTGCAAAATCCACGAATTCCGCGTCGACGCGTCTGTCGCCGTCGTTGTCGAGACCGAATTGCGAAAGAGGCACTTCGGTATCTCCGGGCCCGAGAATACGCAAGCGCAGCGTTGCCGGTATAATGTCGCTCCCTATGCTGTAATGGTTGCGGATTTCAAGATACTGTGTGGTGGAATCTCGCAAAAGCAATTCTTCCGTTACACCGTTTCTGTGTATCCGGACGGCGACGACCTCATCACTTACCCATCGAAGATGGATAATGCCGCTGGAGAGATCTATGGTATACTGATCTCCTTCGTTGTGCCGACGCCAGTCGCCGCTTACGCCGGCAATGGAGGTGGACAGCAGATCGTCGCGGCTGCGACGCACAGTGGAAGCTGACAGAAGGCTAAAGACTTCGACCGTCGCATCGCCAAGCTTCCCCACCTGACGGTCGGCACGAAGATGGTACAGCGATCTTTCCAGCCAGTCGGCATCCGTCAAGGACAATTGCCTACCCCGGTTTAGACCATCAAATACATCGGTGTGCGTGGATGTGGTTTTGTGTCCGCTCTGCGCCTGAACTTCGAGCATGCTGCGGCCGTATTTTTCCGTGCGGTCGCCGAGCACCGCTCGACCTCCCACACCGAATATTCCGAAATCCTGCTGCAATCGGCTCCCGCTTCCCTGTACGCGCATGTCGCCCCATTGCAGAGACTGTACCATATCGTCGCGAGCGCCGCGATACTCAGCGCCGTACACTACCGTTTCGAAATCCGCATCGTTGTACACGGCGCTGATACGCCTGCCCCCTCCGAGGTCGAGTCGCGCTTTCAGATCATTGCGATAGAAAAACTTGCCGCTTTCGTAATCCCTCTGACCCAGGGGATCACGAGAGAGCCATGAACTGCGACTGCCGCTGAGATCCAGACGGACACCCTCTCCGAAGTCGATATAGCTACCCTTTCCGGGATCGAGTGAAAAAGCGGCCGTACCTCCTTCGTCGTCCCCATGCAGGGGAAGCTCGTACCATCTGTCCTCATACTCCAGAAAATAGACCAGCGACGTTTCGGTAAATGTCGCGACACCGATGTCGAGAGGGAACAGAACACGGACATCGATATCCGGCATGCCCCCTGCCGAGGTATAGTAGGTCCAAGTACCGCTGCCGCGATCAAAACGCGACAGACCGCTTGCGGTGCTGAACCAGAGTTTGCTCCCATCCGCGGTGAGCGCCACGGCCTTGAGTTCCTTGTCGGGTAGTTGCGACAATTCTGGGAAGGCCCGCAATCCGTCCGTGGAGGGATCGTACAAGAAGAGATCTCCGGAGGTCAGCAACCAGAAAGCGCTTCCCTGAATGATGATTTCTCTGACGTCTCCGCCTCCGAAGGTGTGGAGGGCATAGGGAGAAAACACCCGCGCGATCATGTCAAAACGCAGGAGATCCGTGTCGCGCAGCAACCACAACTGTCCTCCCGCAATAAAGGCATCGTGAATGCGACTCTCGCCCGGAGGTAGAAAGTGTCGCCAACGTTCATAACGCGGATCGTACTCACTGATTCCCGTATCGGTGGCGAGGTACACACGGTCTTCATTCAGGGTGATGGCATGCACAATGCTGCCCGCAAGCGCTTTCTCCGCGCCTATCGTCTGCCATTCTTCGATCAGCCTGTCGTAGCGCGCTGCGCCATGTTGTCCTCCAGCCCAGACATAATCCGTCTCGAAGACGACGGCTCTCGTCGCACCGATGTTCAGTCCACGACCGCTGTCGTAGTGCAGCATGGTGTTGCTCCGCTGATCAAAGGCGGTGAGTCCGGCGCTTTGACCAACCCACAGCACGTCGCCGGAGAGATCGAGCGAAGTGATGCGTGAGGACAAGAGCCCGTTTTGTCTGCCGTATGCGGACCACACGTTATCTTCGCTACGATAGCGATGTAATCCGTTGGGCGTTCCGATCCACACCGAACCGCTGGTTGAGAGCAGAGACCAGGAGCGGTCGGGATACTGCACCCTGACCTGTGCCGGCGCATCACATACGGCAAAGGACAGACAGATGAGGAACGCGGCAATACAGCTGCGCGGTATACTCAAACGATTTACCCAAGCGAGGTTCGTACGATTTGTTCCATCGGCACCTGCAGAGTGCCCACACCACGTTCGGCGGCGAGTGCGATATGCCGCACATCGGCCGGGGTTAGCGTGCGGCCATTCCATTGAGTCAGTCCAAGGGTTGCGGCATCAACAGCCACAGGGTCGCTGCCGGCGAGTATGGTATTGAGCGTTTTCACAGTTCCGGGGCCTTGCGGACCGTTATCCAGCATGCAGTGTACGGCATCCATAATGGTCAGCTGCGGTCGGATGACGCCGGCGAGGTCGGCGACGGCGCTGCTGAGATTGTAGTCGCCGTGAAATACGCGGCGGTCATGAATCAGGCCCATCAGATTCTTCATACCGAAACTCACCGTAGTACCACCGTGTGCTTTCGCTGTTGGCAAATTGATGAGCACGTCAGCCTTGCGCGCGAGCTTTGCGACGGCGACTTCCTTGAACTCGATGGCTTTCGGTGTCGGTACGGATTCGAATTGCTGTTCCTCGCCAAGTTCGACAAAGGTCAGCTCGGGCATGGAGGCTGCCAGCGCGGTCATACCGCTGCGCTCAAGGCAGGCGGCAGCGCGTCGCATGGGGAAATCGACGGCGACGACACGTTTCGCCCCGGCTTCTACACACAGACGCACGACCTCTCGGATGACATCGGGGTGCGTTGTACTTCCCCACTCGGGAGGATTGGCAAAGGACATGTTGGGTTTGAGCAAGACCACATCACCGTGTTTGACGAAGTGCCCCATCCCTCCGAGCGCGTTCACCGCTGCTCGCACCGTCAACGCGATATCCGGGCCGTCTACGATCGAGAGTGTTGCCGTTCCTTCTGCCTCGCTTCCTCCCCGCGCGATAAGTGCCGGCACACGATGCAGCGGGAGCAGGCCCAACGCAGCTGCGCCGAGCATGCCCGAACGAAGAAAACTTCTGCGCTTCATCATCGGATTTTTCCCGCGACGTTGTTGGCGAACACCTCCAGCACATCCTGCCCTTTGTCCTCGCTACTCATGATGCTGATCAGGATATAATAGCGGGCCTTCGTGAATTTCATCGTCCAGGAAAACACGTCCTTGCGTATCTGTGCCTTCGCGGATGGCGGATTGGCGGGGGCGAGCGCATTCGCGAACACGTTGTTCGGATCGTCGAACACATGTGCCGCGTTCTCCTCGCTGCCCTGATCGTAGATCTGAATTTCGCAGGTCACACCGGATTGCGTGTTTACCGTACCGGAATACGCCTGCATTCCTGCTTCCACGAAGCCTTGGTTCGTGTAGATTTCCGAACCGCCGTTGATCTGATCCTGCAATTCGGAGGCACTGGTCGCTTTCCACTGGCCATCGCCGCCGCCGATTTTCGTCCAACCGCTGATTTCGTTTTCCCGCGGCATCATGTCGGCAAGAGTGATGACGGTGTTGTTTGTGCCCGAATCACTCTTATCACAGGCGGAAAGCTGAAACAGCAGCGCCAGGGCCAAAAGCGCCATTACTGGAGCAAGTTTTTTTGCCATAAGAACAGTTCCTATTTCCAATGGTACGATGCGAAAAATACTGGTGTCTGACGCTACTTTACACGAAGCAGTTGAATTTCCCTGCTCGATCCTTCGGCCATTGCGCGCGCGACATAGGTGCCGGCGGGGAGATCAGCCGCGTGAAAGGTCAGATAATGCATACCAGCGGGCATGGTTTCGCAGACCAGAGTTGCGACACGCTCGCCAGTGATACCGAAAACATCCAATTGCACATGCGCCTCGCGTGGGAGAAAAAGCGGAAGATCCGTGTCGTGGACGAAGGGATTCGGGTAGTTCTGCTCCAGATTCCACGAGGCCTCGTTGAGTTGCAGTGCGACCTCTACAGTCGGAGAATATTCCATCGCTCCGTCAGTATCAACCTGACGCAAGCGGTAAAACAACGTGCGATGGTCGCG
Proteins encoded in this region:
- a CDS encoding OsmC family protein, giving the protein MATKTAHVTQVGKNSITFAGHTDSKHWLMMDGPTSFGGNDAGIRPKELLLLSLAGCTGSDVASILSKKRVTLDGFEMIVTAEETEEHPKVFSSMHVEYVFRGKGIEAKDVERAIELSQTRYCGVTAMLEKAMDITHSYRIVEVE
- a CDS encoding DUF362 domain-containing protein, with amino-acid sequence MMKRRSFLRSGMLGAAALGLLPLHRVPALIARGGSEAEGTATLSIVDGPDIALTVRAAVNALGGMGHFVKHGDVVLLKPNMSFANPPEWGSTTHPDVIREVVRLCVEAGAKRVVAVDFPMRRAAACLERSGMTALAASMPELTFVELGEEQQFESVPTPKAIEFKEVAVAKLARKADVLINLPTAKAHGGTTVSFGMKNLMGLIHDRRVFHGDYNLSSAVADLAGVIRPQLTIMDAVHCMLDNGPQGPGTVKTLNTILAGSDPVAVDAATLGLTQWNGRTLTPADVRHIALAAERGVGTLQVPMEQIVRTSLG
- a CDS encoding cytochrome c family protein; this encodes MKPLAQLLIPVISALVFLATSVYAQRDLSTDRSVLFSGAGNCTLCHGPGSNANVTAAGKDVSPPNLWRSTMMANAARDPFWQAVVERESAKYPQLAGIIEDRCTNCHAPMGHEQARQDGDAEFRLGEAEGSSLAMDGVSCTLCHQIEGQNFGNTSSFSGGYEIATSRVTYGPYNNPLIQPMRNVSGYTPVYSTHIEESGLCATCHTLFTPYIDDQGNIAGEFPEQVPFLEWKESVYPAHGRSCQSCHMPAIDEAIRISSLPSTSPPRSPYFQHHFVGGNTLLQTILKTHGEELGVTALDEHFDSTYARTRRQLIEDVVSLDGGAWLLQDTLQVLCRVENRTGHKFPTGFPSRRAWLHLTVRDNSGRVLFESGAVDADSEIVGLDTPYEPHHSVITDQGQVQVYESVMGDVNAAVTTDLLRASQYVKDNRIPPKGFSVKAMENDTIGVFGAARSDPDFGRQGALEGTAADETHYRIQVDPAGYPFRVSAEVVYQSIKPEFVRGLGEGDQPKGTRMLRYWQETASRQIIIAQQEWSSTIVGVDDLSVATAVDVGTPWPMPLLAGQSGLLHIPLVVHRPAHATLELMDVLGRRARIMDLGILTSGTSMLTLPMSPMPRGMYLLRLRVDNTDVLLRLLCSDR
- a CDS encoding helical backbone metal receptor, giving the protein MSSRSEVIFDARGRVFSPLHRPVRIVSLVPSLTELLFDLGLSNDEIVGRTKFCIHPDEAVRAVPIVGGTKTVHVQRVLALRPDLVVANREENERATVEELEAADPSVPVFVTNPGNIEESLDLVHNFGGLFRARTDANAVRLRLDTILAQLYGCSRGRVVYLIWRQPYMTITPVTYIHSVLEHLGYHNVVSNAWLADRYGSGGEIPRYPRITISDIADLSPDKVLFSSEPFPFAEKHVDHFKRELVRKGIRLPDCSIVDGELFSWYGSRLLHLTHFNIG
- a CDS encoding (2Fe-2S)-binding protein, whose product is MVDRCICFNITFAELKAIADRSDTHCLDALQQHVDFGLRCGLCKPYVERMLETGRVVFPVARTQPDYFD